One Megalobrama amblycephala isolate DHTTF-2021 linkage group LG15, ASM1881202v1, whole genome shotgun sequence genomic window, GAAATAGCGTTAgaataatgacactgacatatagcctgacaacatATCATCTGACCGAAGATACTGAATCAGGACAGCGCGTATTTCCCAGGCACTTCATGAGCCACTTTTGGGTCGagacccaccagttgagaaacactgctcaTGACACATAGCAACACAGATAAAGTATTCCTCATATGTTGGATCTTTATTGTATATTGTTGAGACATGTGGAGGCATGCCTTCTCAAGCCTCCGTACGAACtgtgtttgtgatgtttttaGTTGGGAGAGGCACAAGGCACGAAAGGGCTGTTTGCAAAGATGCttgatttttgtaattctgCTAGATGCCACTAGTGTCGCAAAAACcacatacttcacctttaagcaCGAAAGCTACAGCTCTAATTGTCTTGTATGGCTGAGTTGGCTGGGTTTTGAATTTAAGAAGATAATATCATCGTAATTCTAACCATCTGTTAGTTCTCTTTAAAAAGTTGTTGTGGCATCCTGTCATCTTTGTCTAAACATGTTTCTTTCTTGAATGCGCCATAGATAGTGATTTAGCCATTTCTATAATTACATAAAAAGGGCATTGCTAGTCAGAATCTGGATATTTGTGCGAAAAAGAACATAACACTACTGGTGTGACGTAACTGAAGAGACAAATTAGCATATACTTATTAATATTAGGATAGAGTACTTATGCATGACAAAAcaaatcacatttaaaataattatcgAAGCATTGTTAAACATTAagaaaattgtattattaaaaaaataatgtattccCACTGGTTCTGAGTTATGAGCTAGACTGGACAGTTAAATTTGTGAGGCATTTTTAAAACCTTGTCTTACAAAAGTCTTCGTTTAAGTGTCAGCACCAAGACGATCTGAAGCACAAATGTATTTGAAAGTAAGACTTATGCTCTTAATAAGgttgtcaaattaaaatttgaatttaaaataaaaatccacaTTTGAATACAAAAAAGGTGCATGTGTATTTTAAGGCAGACACAGGAGATGTGATCATGATGTAAGAGTTGCGTTTTTCTTAGCCTATCCAGTTGAACCCATTCGATGTGACACTGCTGTGTTGGTCATTCGAAACATTGCACAACAGAAATAGAGAAGCTCAATATGGAGAAGATCTTGGTTACATTAAAACCATAACCAAgttgttcacacagaacgcattGTCTGCGCcgcttttccattgttttctatgtaaacaagCACTAGATGGACATCTTTGACTGTTGCAGTCGCGTCTCAACAGAGAGCGCATGTTTAGAAAGCCATGTaaagttaaaagaagttttaAAAAACATGTCTCGAGACTTTGTAGGGTTTTTTCATTCCACTgcaatgtaaaacaaaatactCGGCGCTTCGGCTCTTTGTATTAAGCTAGGCGTTAATACAAGATGCTGTTTTGTTCATAAttgtttatgtaatttattaaattttatttgatttataaatattagttgTAAAAGTAACTTTTTGTACAGTCAGTCATGCTATTTCATTGCTttgaataaacaatttaatgcaGTGCATTAATATTTTGCTCATTGCGCCCTCTTGTGGCTTCAGGAAACACCCTAACCTAACCTTTTCCCCCTAACTGAAATTATTCcttttaaatttgagtataattagaatattagtaatatttaaattagAATTTAGTTTTTCAGTCATTTTGAGTACTTAACGACATtaatgagagagaaaaatgtACAATCCCATGACGCATTGTGGATGACAATCAAATTGAAAATGgtggagaaatataaaactattgaTTTACATGTTACTTACATATAGAGAAATAATATTgcaaaatctctctctctctctctttctctctatatatacacacactgatcagacataacattatgagcactgacaggtgaagcgaataacactgattctctcttcatcacggcacctgttagtgggtggatatattaggcagcaagtgaacattttgtcctcaaagttgatgttttattaacaggaaaaatgggcaagcgtaaggatttgagcgagtttaaCAAGGACCAATCTGTGATGGCTAGaagactgggtcagagcatctccaaaactgcagctcttgtggggtgttcctggtctgcagtggtcagtatctatcaaaaatgctccaaggaaggaacagtggtgaaccggcgacagagtcatgggcggccaaggctcattgatgcacgtgtggagtgaaggctggcccgtgtggtccgatcaaACAGACGAgttactgtagctcaaactgctcaagaagttaatgctggttctgatagaaaggtgtctgTCAGACTTGCAAGGACCAGTATGTAATAGAGACTTGGGTCAGAACATTTtatcaactgcatagcaatgacCTGCTAGCATGATAGTCATGGCAGTGACTTTTTCACAGACTAGCCGCACTCAAGTATACAAGCATCTTATGATGAGTCCTGCAGACTAAATTGAATGTCCTTTatctacccataatgcactttaAAAAAGTACAAGGTCTATAATGCAGTTTCACAGtccatttaatctcatttaCCTTCCTAAGCATCCAGCAACACttaaacacacactctcacacacgcGACAGGAATTTACTCCGCTTATCTGCATAATGTTACAGGGCGGCTTTGACTGGCGTCTCCTCTCTTGGCTCTGGGCTCCGTATGACTCACACAGCTTGGCTTATTTGCCTCTTGTTAAGTGTTTTCACACATCAGGAACTTTCTTCTCTATTTCAATCTCATCAGAAGATCTGACGTCTCATTGGTTATTGCCTGCGGTCAGGTTCGGCAGTGGGTTGTTGTTGCTGCATTAGTGTGCGCTGAGATTCAACACAACCCCTGGTTTCCATCTGCATTTTAAACGCCCTCCCGTAGGGCCATGCATCCCGTTGTAAAGAGAAAACCTCTCAAACACATTTGGCAGCATGCATTAGTGTGGCAAAGAACGGGCTCTCCAGTGGCCGCTCTTTTTGGTTTGGAGATGTGTGTGTGCCATAACAAATATCTAAATTTAACCCTCTACTGTGCACAATGTTGCCTCTAGCTAACAATCCCATTTTCTTCCATTTGGAAGCATATGAAAGAGCAAGAAAATGATTCACAAGGGATTACTttgaataaacaataaaaagtttttttcttggcgctcattttaaaatcttttccGCCATTCACATTCGTCAGTGAGTGAACATTTGAAAACCTTTAGCATCATGAAGTATTTGCATGTTGTAAGGAACAGCTGAATGAATATGGATGCAGCAGTAGAGAATACTGCAGTTCATATAAGTtcatattatgttatatttttagattttcttaTATTATCCATTATTATAGCAATTTTTAGTTCTGACTAAAGCCAATTCTGTCATGCAGTGAGTTGTTTAGcataataaattgtttaatatCTGTTATTTTTAGCATTAGTATTTTTATCATACTATTCTGACATCAGTTAACATATTCAAATACGTACAAATATTAGTTAAAATCTGTCTTTGATTAAATTCTGTCATATGTAAggaagcttatttctgccatggaataaaaatataaaaaaggtaactgcaactttttatctcacaattctgactttttttcttggaaTTCAAAATTTACATCTAACAATTCTGTATTTTAATCCTGAATTTTTAGAGACCTCACCTGACcccatgcaaataaaaaaagggGGGGAGGGGgagttctggaaaaaaaaaacataattgtcaaataaaaattcgcaattacctttttatatattttttattacaagCTTCCATATCATACAGCACTGcctccaaaaataaataaattatgccagaaatgtgatttttttttgtttgtttgttttttgtttatgatGAAATAAAGTTTATGATAATCATAATTTAAACTAGATGCAGTTATGCTATGCGATTTCCAGGGTGTTGTGATTGGCTGCCATGGTGATGATATACAGTTGCTAAAGTGTTCAGAATGTGTTTTagcatgtaattatgcagttGCCagagtgttgtgggtggtttccagggtgttgctatgcaggcGCTATTGTGTTCCAAGtgttttagcatgttgataAGTGGTATTCAGGGTTTTTcagtggttgccagggcgttgCTATGCGGTTTCTATTGTGTTCCAAGTGTTTTTGGCATGTTGCTAAGTGGTTTTCaaggtgttgtgggtggttgctagggtgttgctatgcagttgccatGGTGTTATGTGTGGCCCAAGTTATAAGAGCCCACACACATCTTTACGATTCTCTTGTATTTAGATACGGTTGGGTCTCTCAGTAAATGCAGGTTTATGGTATTTTTTGCTTGCATTATTATCTGGGAGGAAAAAAATCTGTCTGATTGATAACAAAAGTAATAACGCAGCTCTTATCAAGCAGCCACATTATCTGAGGCATCATTCCTGTTTGTAGCACAAACGGTGTGGGACAAGTTTCGCAATGAAGTTTAATACTTAGGTTTATGATTTGGTTTAAATCACTTATGAGCAACAGTAATAGTGATGTTTGGCTTTGCAGGTTCAGACAGTGTTTGTGGCTCAGGTCTGCAGCTGAGAGCAGGTTATTTTAAGAGCTGGATGTCAGTATCGTAAGACTCTTTTATCCTGCAGCTTAGAGCGGCAATCTGACCCGCTCTGATCCCACTGCAGTCTAATGTATATCTCCCTCAATCATCGTAGCCCTCCAAGGCAAAGTCATTTACTGCTCCCTATCTGTGGATCAGAGAATCTATCTGGACTGTGTTGGATGCAGGGAAAACTGTAAGGCCCATAAAACAGTGGAATAGGACCAATATACTATTTGAACAACACTTTCAAACTAAGAGcaaagcaaaaacacacaggTGATCGCTCAACAACACAATGAATGTatcacatttattttgtatttcaagctgcacaagtataaataaattatatggtTATGGTTCTCAGTTAATGGTATATGTCCATTTGAGTGATGGAGACTTTAGCCCAGGGTATACTTCGTTTGGTTACAaaaaagcccaaagtatacttcaatTTTTACGTGTACGCGAGGGTCAGGGTACAGTGTACATCACATGAATTTCATCATCACAAGAGTATGCGTGTACTGTAAGCACATCACCGGATTTTTGTAACTGCACGTACTTTGTACGCACAGGTTGCACATGTAGTAAAGGTAGtcagaaaaactgcataaacagaacagagcGGAACACATGCAAGTTACAGTGaaaatggaggcctacataggcGACAGATTGtgcaaagaggttagaaagtaccctcatttgtacaactatAGCATAaaagaatacaaatatatttacatgtgttgtaactcgtggcgagagattgctcaaaactgcatGTGTCGAACGCCTGTGTACGCATACGAGTCACACTGTACATTGACCCTCGTGTTCGCGTAAAAAGGGCTTAATGAAATTTATGGGCTTAATGAAAGTTATAAGCAATTTTTTTCTGCTGGAGAAACCGAACAGGAATGCTGTATATTGTTCACATATGAGTATGCATATTGTAGTGATAAACACATGAAATTAATGCAAGTCATtacaagatttttacatttgtacCATTTGCACTGTGATTGGCTGGATTAGTTCCATCTTGTCACTGCACTGCACACAGTACAAGACACACTACAAGTTGAACGACAAATTTGCAATAAGGTTTCAGGAAACAGTCAttactagctagttgatttcaATGATGCATCATATTATGGTAGTTAAGCAGTGAGTTACGTCAGTGTACTCAACAACCAACCAATCGTTTTATCAACCAACCAGCCAGCCAGCCAAATAATCATTTAGTCAGTAAATCAGTCTGTTAATTATCCAGTCAATTATCAAACCAATCAATTAATCAGTCTACCAATCAACATACAGATTATTCTATCAATGAACCAACCAGCCAGCAAATTAACCAATCAATCTATTTGTTAGTAAGTCAGTCTACTAATCAACCTGTTGACTGTTCTATCAACCAGCCAGCCAGACAGACAAACATCAAGCCAACTAACCAGAAGAAGCCAACCAATCAATTAGTCAGTCAGTCAgccaatcaaccaaccaattAATCTATCAGTCATTCGTTCACGCTACCAGTTAACCTACTGGCTATTCATTCAATCAGCCAGCCAACCACCAACCAACCCATCAATCTGTCACATTATACTGTTTTAGAATCAATGTTCTGTGAAGAGGAATGTTGATAAAGAATGGCTTATATATTATtacttatattataatattacttattgttatttcatatttctttacaatacattaaagttaaattgtACATGAAATGTAAAAAGTATTTGTAGAAATTAACATCaagcaaaaacattaaatgctGAAAAAGTACTTCAGTAGTTtattgttatttcatgttaggtactgcattaactaatgttaacaaatagaaCATTATTGTGAAGTGTTAACGAATTGCTTAACTATTTGGTACCTTATCTGCTTcaaaacaaaatgtgtttttcatcCATGTACAGTCAGCAGGAATGTTTGAGTCAATTCTCCATATTGTGATACTAatataaatgattatttatGATCTCTCAGGTCATATTGTAAGGCCTGCTCATGCATCCAAATCCAATAGCGTTTACAGATTTCAGTTATGTGGATGCAGCAGTGTATTTCACTTCTGGGGCttgtcattattttcctgttcaTCTGAAATGGCCATGTTTTGATTTTTAACTGTGCTGAAATAGCAAAAGATTTCCTTCCACTCCATTAACCTCCATCCCGCTTCTGTGATCCCGATTCATTTCAGCGAAACCTCTTTCCCCCTGTGTGCACACTCAATCTGAATTAATCAATCTGAATTACCTCAGGGAGAGAATCAATCATGTCAAACACATGAAGGACAAGTGAGTAGTTTCACATTTACACCACGTCTCAATATCCAGCGCTGTCCGTTCAATGAATTTGTCCCAGTGTGCCATTTAACACCTTCTTTCCTGCAATGATTTACACAGCAAATTTAGTCAACAACAAACAGATGTGCTAATGTTGCAGCAAACAATTTCTGCAAGATACAATAATAGATCAGAATGTTTCGTgccaattcaatttttttttttataaagccaGAGCTCATAAAGAGAGATATCATTGCCCATCTTTATGGCTCCTGCTGTTCTACAATTTATTGAACAGCTTTGCAATAAAATGAAAGCTGATATCTGTCCAGATGTACATGAATGAGCGTTGATAAAATGGCATACAGTGAAGCGTTTGATTCAGATGCGTCTGCCGCGCACTCTCTCCCTGTGAGCCGTCAGACAGCGACTGAACTCTGGATAATGAAGCTTGTCTGAGAGATCAGCCTGTCACTTTAGAACAAAATCTCATTAGTTTTAAGAGACCTCTCCGTGTGGCGTGTGATCCCATTTCCTTCGCTGAGAAAGAGGGAGAAAACAGAATGCATTAGCACTTCAGCAATATGCAGTTATGGATCCATGGCCTAGCGGTTAGCGCACATGCTCCAGACAGGTCAAGCCGTGAAGCTCACATGGAAATCTGAGGTTTGATTCCAGCCTGCTTTGTGTCCCAATTCCATTCCCTCTTGTTTCTCAAGGGCTACTTCTTTTCGCTTTAAAACACAGTCGAAAGTATTCTTGTAATTATGCTGGATTAATATGGTTTATTATACAAAAGAGATTCTGcagctgaaatctgcaaagtTTTCTTTAGTTGCAGATTCCATGTGGCCCTGCTTATGTCTCTATTTCTGTCTGGTCTCGTTTCTTTCGCTCTATCCTACCCCGTTTTCTTAATTGCATGCTCCATCACGCTCTTGACACTAGCAGCAGATTTCTCCCAATCTCTCATCTGCTGATATCTCTCTCCGGTCACAAACCGCTAGGCCCCAGGGCATAATGGGAAAAGTCTCCTATTTCATAGACACTGCTAATCTTTAAATAAAAGCGTTGCAATTTTTGAGAAAGCTCTTTGTAGCCAAGTTTTGCCGGAGACGTTCGCAGCATGCCGAGGATGTGACAGAGCGTATAAAGTTGGAGCCGTAGAGTGATCAGTAAAGTGGCATGCCGCTAATGTATGTATCATGCCGAGGCCGCGGATGGCATGCATAATTAGCTGTGATGTTCCTGAGTCGCAGAACAGGAAGTAGGCCAGGGCCTGCCAATAATAACCATGCCTTGTGAATCAGAATTTAGAGCGTTGTGAAAGAAAATCTTTTAGCAAACTTACTGTTTCTTTCAGTTTCACTGATCTGATTTTAATTTTCAGGGTTTTCGATTATCAACATGTTCCGATCTCTGTGACGACCATCCCGTGTGACTTCACGCCATTTGGACGGACATGTTCATCTCCCTCGTCATCTTCCGCAGCCCTGCGGCAAAGCAGAGAAAAACCTCAGAGCAAACACAAGTCCAGGAGCAGAGGAAACCAGCGTAAGAAGCACTAACATCTTTCAAAGCTTAAAGAGGCCATATGCTCTTgtacaaagtcttgatgttgttttttggGCTCTGTTAGAACAGATTTTCATGCTTGGATGTTTagtattttcctcatattcctcataatctccattgttgcagctcctctcttcccagtctgtcagtaatgctctgggctgcgtttcccaaaagcatcgtaagcttaagttgatcgtagctccattgaaaccaatggagctacgatcatcttaggcttacgatgcttttgggaaacgctaccctgttcagttcctgtctctatgaagcccctccttctgaaaagcgaaatatgctctgattggtcagctgaaCCGCTgtattgtgattggtcaagcgtTTCTAGCATACTTGGGAAATGTCCCATCCCCAactgccagtttcaacacacaactaactaactcaaccaggccctgcCCCTTTAATCTGCgtacaaattatttaaataaggaaTATTGAGAAAAAAGGGCTGAAAATATTGAAGACATCATCTCACACTAAGGGGAATATGCACATTTTTGTCCAATAACATGCTCTTAAGAATATGAATTTGACTAATAATAGCAAGTAGCTACATATACTAAATCCAAATGGCTGTTTATGTTATGCACAATCTAAACTTCCTGTTTTGATAGGAAATCAGCCATGTCTAAACTAGTCACTAGCATGGTGTAAAATTAATATAGATGATTTGCTGAGCAAATCAAAGTTAGTTAAACTGTCAGCATAGCAAGCGCTGCAATTTTAAGGCAACTCTATCGCCCCCTTGAGTACTGGAGTTTATCACTGTAACGCAAGAATGCACATTATGTAAAAAGGCACAACAGTTGCAATGCATTGGCCAAGTGTGTCTGCATTCGCATCTCATGATAATGTCAGCATGTCTACAGTGATTACAGTGTTTTGTATTGGTATATGTTGCATATATaattgtgcgtgtgtgtgtttttgtgagcGTGTATATCTACATGCATGCATGGACCTCTGCTGTCGAACTCCAGATGGTTTCTTCATTAAAATCCTCCCTCCGATATAGGACTACTCCCTCAGTAATCAAACCTAGCCTATCACAAAAAGCAATTATAGCAAATTAATAGTGCATAACCAATAAGAAGCGTTTATAGTGCTTTATTACAAGCCCTAATAGTTTTTACTGCCAGCAGATCACAGTAGAATGAGTTTGCCTTTGTAGCTGGGAGGTCAAACCGCTTTTTAATGGCTGCTGCTGAGCTGGAATGAGGTTTTTTTTATCCAGCTGGGATTGGAGGGGTGTTTGTGTAGTATTATCACGCTGTGCAAAAGAGGTCCAATCTAAGTTTCCATCATTAGAGACATTAGAAGAGTTGCTGATATCTGGGCGTGTATAGAGAATGAATGAATCCCTGAAACATCTCCTTATTTGTCTTTTGAAAGTCCAGCCATTTGACTTTGGTTCTacttatatactatatataagtACGTTTTTTTATGCTAAACAGTAAAAACACTCCAATTGTGGCCCAAACAATAGTGTGAGTTTGGGGCGGGGctaaatgtttgtccaaccaATGACAGGTGGGGGGTGGGACAGAAAAGGACAGCTGGGAAACctgtttggggaaaaaaaaaaaataattgcagtttgtttgttgttgctaCTGGCACAGAAATTATACACTTgatcataaaaacaaaacaaaaaacaccttATGCTATTCTGAAGGATGTCACACATAGATATCACAAATAGAAATCATATCTGTCTCTGTGAAAGACCTAGACTCTGTAAGCAGTAAACAATAATACTTTTGTGTGGATTTTTAGCCAATTTATAGGTTTGTGGAAGTTAGGATGATTGCTTAATTGTGCACTAAACTGCTAGGCTACATCTTATATGTCTTAATTTAAAAGCTGCAGTATGTAATTTCTGCTCCATAGTGGTGCCAGTATGTTTGGCCTGACACAAGGCTGTAACCATGacattatattatacattttatttaaagaaattaaataattaaaggattaaaaGTGATTTAAGGAAATATAGAAGAAATAAGAATGGTAAACAAAGTTCCAGGTCTAATTAGCCTATAGTTGTGAAGTAATCCATTTAAAAtctttgcaaataatattttattttgaaaaaaaaatatgtacacaTTCACTCTTGtctaatataaaaaataaaaaaaaacatttcttgtttCGTCACATTTAGTTAGGAATGACATCAtttaaatagcatattttcaattcaaaattcaATTCAACATAAAACAATTCAAATATTAATTGTTTAGCTACTTATATCTTCCCCCCGCATGCActctttcactgtaaaaaacactttaaactgTCATCCTAACAACAAATAGAGCTGTGCGTAATGGAGAGCAGCATTAAGAAATATCATATATTGGGCAGGACTTGTCCCCCTCAATGCCTATGGTGGTTAAAGCCCTGGTGTATATTGGtgtaattgtttttttcccAATGCCTTAAGTTTGGAGAGGGACTATTTGTCAGACCAATGGGTTCATTCACACTATGTCGTAATTAATGTAAATACAAGTTGCAAACCCAGAAGTTCCACTTGGTGCTGTTTATGTCCTTAACACGAGGACATTTAGGTTTTTAACACTATTAATGCCAAAATGAATCTGTATAATTTGAGTAATCAGTAAACAAATCCACAATACAAGTAACAATCATTATGCAAATATgttattgaataaaatgttaacGTTTATTTAGCTCAGCAGGACATTGGACATTAGTTATCCAACTCTGTGGAGtctattttaaactgtaatatgcTTATTTTAGATTAATATTGCATTAAAAAGCATCACCAATAGTCAATTATTGGAATTATCAAAAAGACATATTAACTACACTTTATTGCTGAAGCCACTGCAATTTGCGATGTTGCAGCAGTCATGTGGTAGAAGTCATGTTCTGCATTTAGAGAATTCCAGAACATGAACACTCATTTTATAAGCTGAAATGTCGTAATTACAGTAATTCCAGCATGATGTGAATGCACCCGATGGCTCCAATGACTcgaatacattatttttatttttttgaaatatcaaACTTCAACTTtaagtttcttttctttttttccctcatatTTTTCAGTTCACTGTATATGCTGAACTCACCAACTGTAACCCTGTCCTTCTCTCTCCGCAGTAAGAATGGAGGAGCTGATGTGCATTAAGAAAGAACTGACAGTGATTAAATCACAGATAGATGAGCTGCTGGACAGTCTGGAGCAGATGGACTCTCAAAACCAAGAGCTGTCCGGTAAAACACTCATTCTTTCATCATAAGAGTGCAATAGTGGATCACGAACTGTCTCATATTTGTGATGT contains:
- the si:dkey-234i14.2 gene encoding RNA-binding Raly-like protein isoform X1, giving the protein MRSQHRSLQYKSMTGVLRSSKQRPGMKRPRNEPYRVFDYQHVPISVTTIPCDFTPFGRTCSSPSSSSAALRQSREKPQSKHKSRSRGNQLRMEELMCIKKELTVIKSQIDELLDSLEQMDSQNQELSGDGVAFSPLHGSVSSADDSSGSSPPSRTDRETQSPQTADSSDEDRQHVSDNEPDLFYM
- the si:dkey-234i14.2 gene encoding RNA-binding Raly-like protein isoform X2 gives rise to the protein MTGVLRSSKQRPGMKRPRNEPYRVFDYQHVPISVTTIPCDFTPFGRTCSSPSSSSAALRQSREKPQSKHKSRSRGNQLRMEELMCIKKELTVIKSQIDELLDSLEQMDSQNQELSGDGVAFSPLHGSVSSADDSSGSSPPSRTDRETQSPQTADSSDEDRQHVSDNEPDLFYM